One window from the genome of Macaca fascicularis isolate 582-1 chromosome 7, T2T-MFA8v1.1 encodes:
- the ACOT4 gene encoding peroxisomal succinyl-coenzyme A thioesterase, whose translation MSATLILEPPGRCCWNEPVRIAVRGLAPEQRVTLRASLRDEKGALFRAHARYCADARGELDLEHAPALGGSFAGLEPMGLLWALEPEKPFWRFLKRDVEIPFVVELEVLDGHDPEPGRLLCQARHERLFLPPGVRRESVRAGRVRATLFLPPGPGPFPGIIDIFGIGGGLLEYRASLLAGHGFAMLALAYYNFEDLPKNMDNISLEYFEEALCYMLQHPQVKGPGIGLLGISLGADICLSMASFLKNVSATVSINGSGISGNKAINYKLSSIPPLGYDLRRIKVAFSGLMDIVDIRNDLVGGYENSSMIPVEKAQGPILLIVGQDDHNWRSELYAQKVSERLQAHGKEKPQIICYPGTGHYIEPPYFPLCPASLHELVNKHVMWGGEPTAHSKAQVDAWKQILAFFCKHLGGTQKTAFPKL comes from the exons ATGTCAGCAACGCTGATCCTGGAGCCCCCGGGCCGCTGCTGCTGGAACGAGCCGGTGCGCATTGCAGTGCGCGGCCTGGCCCCGGAGCAGCGGGTCACGCTGCGCGCGTCCCTGCGCGACGAGAAGGGCGCGCTCTTCCGGGCCCACGCGCGCTACTGCGCCGACGCCCGCGGCGAACTGGACCTGGAGCACGCGCCCGCACTGGGCGGCAGCTTCGCGGGACTCGAGCCCATGGGGCTGCTCTGGGCCCTGGAACCCGAGAAGCCTTTTTGGCGCTTCCTGAAGCGGGACGTAGAGATTCCCTTTGTCGTGGAGTTGGAGGTACTGGACGGCCACGACCCCGAACCCGGACGGCTGCTGTGCCAGGCGCGGCACGAGCGCCTCTTCCTCCCGCCGGGGGTGCGGCGCGAGTCGGTGCGCGCGGGCCGGGTGCGCGCCACGCTCTTCCTGCCGCCAG GACCTGGACCCTTCCCAGGGATCATTGACATCTTTGGTATTGGAGGGGGCCTGTTGGAATATCGAGCCAGCCTCCTTGCTGGCCATGGCTTTGCTATGTTGGCTCTAGCTTATTATAACTTTGAAGATCTCCCCAAGAACATGGACAACATATCCCTGGAGTACTTCGAAGAAGCCCTGTGCTACATGCTTCAACATCCCCAG gTAAAAGGCCCAGGCATTGGGCTTTTGGGCATTTCTTTAGGAGCTGATATTTGTCTCTCAATGGCCTCATTCTTGAAGAATGTCTCAGCCACGGTTTCCATCAATGGATCTGGGATCAGTGGGAACAAAGCCATCAACTATAAGCTCAGTAGCATTCCACCATTGGGCTATGACCTGAGGAGAATCAAGGTAGCTTTCTCGGGCCTCATGGACATCGTGGATATAAGGAATGATCTCGTAGGAGGGTATGAGAACTCCAGCATGATTCCAGTAGAGAAGGCCCAGGGGCCCATCCTGCTCATCGTCGGTCAGGATGACCATAACTGGAGGAGTGAGTTGTATGCCCAAAAAGTCTCTGAACGGTTACAGGcccatggaaaggaaaaaccccAGATCATCTGTTACCCTGGGACTGGGCATTACATCGAGCCTCCTTACTTCCCCCTGTGCCCAGCTTCCCTTCACGAATTAGTAAACAAACATGTGATGTGGGGTGGGGAGCCCACGGCTCATTCTAAGGCCCAGGTAGATGCCTGGAAGCAGATTCTAGCCTTCTTCTGCAAACACCTGGGAGGTACCCAGAAAACAGCTTTCCCTAAATTGTAA